In one window of Ferrovum sp. PN-J185 DNA:
- a CDS encoding ArnT family glycosyltransferase — MLNRHSNNFLKLYWLLGGLAVLSFLPSLWFYVVGEEGVYTIGAMEMWMRHDYLHQTTFGEFYNRPPMIVWAIGMVATLTGFKQIVLAARLVSLLSTLGMAFLTGILARLVINDRGFILFSSLITLTLGDLFFYRGWLAYADPLLGFFTMASITLMVFGLKYNSPFKLLLSGIFISAAFLTKSLTPFAIWYSALFVLSWDHKNKRLHYARGIWLIIPIPVLIAVIWFGVVNQHQQMGQSMMSDVIQKVFASESIVSYVKKIIIFPFNTALNLSPWVPLALVILIIKRRINHPLIQRLSWLVIINLLPYWLAPQSHIRYLISLYPLIGIVSAYIIWVNQDALQPWIKRLLITEVTLKCIFVLFLYPYYQSHFRGLNYTKVAQDLLHTADNLPIYTTDGRSVGLNVVNEIDRVEYGKRFITIPPLDWQNAFLLSMTQTTNATLYQTLKITGDTIYVYCRGTACQRPSHLNNNY, encoded by the coding sequence TTGCTAAACAGACATTCAAATAACTTTTTAAAGCTGTATTGGTTATTAGGTGGGTTAGCTGTGTTGAGCTTTTTACCTTCGCTGTGGTTTTACGTAGTGGGTGAGGAAGGGGTTTATACCATTGGTGCGATGGAAATGTGGATGCGTCACGATTATCTGCATCAAACCACCTTCGGCGAATTCTATAATAGACCTCCCATGATTGTATGGGCTATCGGAATGGTGGCAACACTCACCGGCTTCAAACAGATTGTTCTTGCAGCGCGCTTAGTGAGTTTACTATCAACCTTAGGGATGGCTTTCTTAACCGGCATCCTCGCTCGTTTAGTTATTAACGATCGAGGATTCATTTTATTCTCTAGTCTGATTACATTAACCTTAGGAGATTTATTCTTTTATCGTGGCTGGCTAGCCTATGCAGACCCATTGTTAGGTTTTTTTACCATGGCATCGATTACTCTTATGGTCTTTGGTCTGAAATACAATTCTCCATTTAAATTATTACTTAGTGGGATTTTTATAAGCGCCGCTTTTCTTACAAAATCTCTCACTCCATTTGCTATCTGGTACTCAGCTTTATTCGTTTTATCTTGGGATCACAAGAATAAACGTCTTCATTATGCTCGAGGTATATGGTTAATTATTCCTATTCCTGTATTGATTGCAGTGATCTGGTTTGGTGTTGTCAATCAACACCAACAAATGGGGCAATCTATGATGAGCGATGTCATACAAAAGGTGTTTGCATCTGAATCAATAGTGAGTTATGTGAAAAAGATAATTATTTTCCCCTTTAATACCGCACTGAATTTGTCTCCTTGGGTGCCACTAGCATTAGTTATACTTATCATTAAACGCCGTATTAATCACCCACTTATTCAACGCCTGTCATGGCTAGTTATTATTAATCTACTTCCCTATTGGCTTGCTCCACAGAGCCATATACGCTATTTAATCAGTCTTTATCCATTAATTGGTATTGTTTCAGCTTATATTATTTGGGTTAATCAAGACGCACTTCAGCCATGGATAAAACGATTATTGATTACTGAGGTTACTTTAAAGTGTATTTTTGTTTTATTTCTCTATCCTTACTATCAATCACATTTTAGAGGGCTAAATTACACTAAAGTGGCACAAGACCTTTTACATACCGCTGACAACCTACCCATTTACACGACAGATGGCAGATCCGTTGGCCTCAATGTGGTGAATGAAATTGATCGTGTTGAGTATGGCAAGAGATTTATAACAATACCACCGTTAGATTGGCAGAATGCCTTTTTGTTGTCTATGACACAGACTACAAATGCCACACTCTACCAAACGCTTAAAATTACTGGTGACACAATCTATGTGTATTGCCGTGGGACAGCCTGCCAAAGACCATCCCACTTGAATAATAATTACTGA
- a CDS encoding isocitrate/isopropylmalate dehydrogenase family protein has product MNAAHTKIPATLIPGDGIGPEIVESVVTLLDAIDAPFEWDKQIAGMAAVNEHLDPLPEPTLASIRRTGLALKGPLTTPVGGGFRSINVRLREEFKLYANVRPASTQMPGGRYEDIDIVLIRENLEGLYVGFDHYIPIDNDPHGAAISSGVNTRAGSRRIARYAFDYAVKNNRKKITIVHKANILKALTGIFLETALEVAKDYGNSIQVEERIVDACAMQLVMNPSQFDVILTTNLFGDILSDEIAGLVGGLGLAPGANIGEHAAIFEAVHGSAPDIAGQGIANPMALLSAAAMMCDHVQRNDLGVKIRQAIHDVLVVDNIRSKDLGGNANTKEITQALLKRLKG; this is encoded by the coding sequence ATGAATGCAGCGCATACTAAAATTCCAGCAACGCTTATTCCTGGAGATGGTATTGGTCCAGAAATTGTTGAATCCGTAGTCACTTTATTAGATGCTATTGACGCTCCTTTTGAGTGGGATAAACAAATTGCAGGAATGGCTGCAGTAAATGAACATCTTGACCCTCTACCTGAACCGACTTTAGCAAGTATTCGACGCACAGGGCTGGCTCTTAAGGGTCCTCTAACTACACCTGTCGGTGGCGGTTTTCGTTCAATAAATGTGCGCTTAAGAGAAGAGTTTAAGTTATACGCAAATGTTAGGCCGGCCAGTACTCAAATGCCTGGTGGACGTTATGAAGATATCGATATTGTCCTTATTCGAGAAAACCTTGAAGGGCTTTATGTGGGGTTTGACCACTATATTCCCATCGATAATGACCCACACGGAGCAGCGATTTCCTCCGGCGTAAATACTCGAGCAGGAAGCCGCCGTATTGCTCGTTACGCTTTTGATTATGCTGTAAAAAATAACCGTAAAAAAATAACCATTGTTCACAAAGCCAATATTCTAAAAGCACTAACAGGTATTTTTTTAGAGACCGCTCTGGAAGTGGCCAAGGATTATGGTAATTCAATTCAAGTTGAAGAGAGAATTGTAGATGCCTGTGCTATGCAACTTGTCATGAACCCTTCTCAATTTGATGTGATTTTAACAACCAATTTATTTGGTGACATTCTTTCCGATGAAATTGCAGGTTTGGTGGGCGGTCTAGGACTGGCACCTGGAGCTAATATTGGTGAACATGCAGCTATCTTTGAAGCAGTTCATGGCTCTGCTCCTGATATTGCTGGACAAGGTATTGCTAACCCTATGGCATTACTCTCCGCTGCAGCCATGATGTGTGATCATGTACAACGTAACGATCTTGGCGTTAAGATAAGACAGGCGATACATGACGTGCTGGTTGTCGATAATATCCGCAGCAAAGACTTGGGAGGGAATGCGAACACCAAAGAGATTACTCAAGCATTACTTAAGCGTTTAAAAGGGTAA
- a CDS encoding DEAD/DEAH box helicase — MNEKTTEITFNDLPLDERITRAVHEAGYTVPTPVQAQSIPALLNGSDLLVTSRTGSGKTAAFMLPALHKLSTTQGAGRGPRLLVLSPTRELATQITEAAKKYGKYLKQVRIVSILGGTSYHVQNRMLSKPYEILVATPGRLIDQMNQGRIDLSKVEMLVLDEADRMLDMGFIDDVEEIASAVSENRQTLLFSATMDREILRLANQLLKNPVRIEATELHASHENIEQRLHYVDDLAHKNRLLAHLLTDTEVNQAIVFTATKRDADLLASDLAGMGHRAAALHGDMHQGARNRTLDGLRQGRFRVLVATDVAARGIDVPGISHVINYDLPKMAEDYVHRIGRTGRAGKKGTAISLAGSRDLMHLKKIERFTGKSINVHTVPGFEPQRPIKPQKSKPQGQRHGHGAGAGGRSFGSNKNEGQPRHSQKRRFDGGQPAFLQDERPRYDGVTRPRSASDGVSRSRPDAAGRPRIDGVARPPRADGAARHRADGVARPRTDGVARPRTEGARRNKSMFGDQAPLHTQSRFFPDGVKQQDGFARRPRPQNQSQGQGRKRWSDS, encoded by the coding sequence GTGAACGAAAAAACCACTGAAATTACTTTTAATGATTTACCCTTAGACGAGCGTATTACACGCGCGGTACACGAGGCTGGCTACACTGTGCCCACCCCCGTACAAGCCCAATCTATCCCTGCTTTGTTAAACGGCTCTGATTTGTTGGTCACTTCTCGTACTGGATCAGGTAAAACGGCTGCCTTTATGTTGCCTGCCTTACATAAGCTCTCTACTACTCAAGGCGCAGGCCGTGGTCCACGATTACTGGTTTTGTCACCTACTCGTGAATTAGCAACGCAAATCACTGAGGCCGCTAAAAAATACGGCAAATACCTAAAACAGGTGCGTATCGTATCTATTTTGGGAGGTACTTCATATCACGTACAAAACCGTATGTTATCCAAACCCTATGAAATATTAGTGGCAACACCGGGACGTTTAATAGATCAAATGAATCAAGGACGTATTGACTTATCAAAAGTTGAGATGTTGGTGCTTGATGAAGCAGATCGTATGCTTGATATGGGTTTTATTGATGATGTTGAAGAGATTGCTAGCGCCGTGTCTGAAAACCGTCAAACCTTACTCTTTTCAGCAACCATGGATCGCGAGATTTTACGTCTTGCCAATCAATTACTCAAAAATCCTGTACGTATTGAGGCCACTGAATTACATGCCTCTCATGAAAATATTGAGCAGCGTTTACATTATGTTGATGACTTGGCACATAAAAATCGTTTGTTAGCGCATTTGCTAACGGATACTGAAGTGAATCAAGCAATTGTGTTTACAGCCACAAAACGTGATGCTGATTTATTAGCTAGTGACTTGGCTGGTATGGGGCATCGTGCCGCTGCATTACATGGTGATATGCATCAAGGTGCAAGAAACAGAACTTTGGATGGATTAAGACAAGGACGTTTTCGTGTGTTAGTAGCCACCGATGTTGCTGCTAGAGGGATTGATGTTCCTGGTATTTCGCATGTTATCAACTATGATTTACCTAAAATGGCTGAAGATTATGTGCACCGTATTGGTAGAACAGGGCGAGCAGGAAAAAAAGGAACTGCTATCTCCTTAGCAGGAAGTCGCGATCTCATGCATCTTAAAAAGATTGAACGCTTCACCGGTAAGTCTATTAATGTTCACACCGTTCCCGGTTTTGAGCCACAACGTCCGATTAAACCCCAGAAGAGCAAACCACAAGGGCAACGTCATGGGCATGGTGCTGGCGCTGGTGGGCGTTCCTTTGGTTCTAATAAGAATGAAGGACAGCCACGTCATTCTCAAAAACGTCGTTTCGATGGTGGTCAACCTGCCTTCTTGCAAGATGAGCGTCCACGTTATGATGGTGTTACTCGTCCACGCTCAGCCTCTGATGGTGTGTCTCGTTCACGTCCTGATGCAGCAGGTCGTCCTCGTATTGATGGAGTAGCTCGTCCTCCACGTGCAGATGGCGCAGCCCGTCATCGTGCAGATGGAGTGGCTCGTCCTCGTACAGATGGAGTAGCTCGTCCTCGTACTGAAGGGGCTAGACGCAATAAATCGATGTTTGGTGATCAAGCACCGCTTCATACCCAATCACGTTTTTTTCCTGACGGGGTAAAACAGCAAGATGGTTTCGCCAGACGACCACGTCCTCAAAACCAGAGCCAAGGTCAGGGACGTAAGCGTTGGAGTGACTCCTAA